In the genome of Cryptococcus deuterogattii R265 chromosome 6, complete sequence, one region contains:
- a CDS encoding uncharacterized protein (genome sequence mistake), producing the protein MPTDHAQLPTLPFEIIRRIIHFRLALPQTYPAPITLQAQYHPSWDSWTGAKGREVESNMVAERRDVVRTAWGLVRVCKAWKAVVLQYLYASPNITSNLQQLTFSVLKGDAKWSDINLHTFSLPGRHVTTLDLSHIPLEVHRTVVKQSCLALFPLLPNVTHLKLGERETKCIPLEEIKWAEHYVPPLKPPILVKPAASK; encoded by the exons ATGCCCACCGACCACGCCCAGCTACCAACCCTCCCATTCGAGATCATTCGGCGCATCATACACTTCCGCCTCGCCCTTCCACAGACTTACCCCGCACCAATCACATTACAAGCGCAGTATCACCCATCATGGGACTCATGGACCGGCGCAAAGGGCAGAGAGGTTGAATCTAACATGGTGGCTGAACGACGAGATGTTGTAAGGACAGCTTGGGGACTTGTAAGGGTCTGTAAAGCTTGGAAG GCAGTGGTGTTGCAGTACCTATACGCGTCTCCAAACATCACAAGCAACCTTCAGCAACTGACCTTTTCAGTCCTCAAAGGTGATGCGAAATGGTCAGACATCAATCTCCACAcattctctcttcctgGCAGACACGTCACTACCCTCGATCTATCGCATATTCCTCTGGAGGTGCATAGGACGGTGGTGAAACAATCTTGCTTGGCTCTGTTCCCGCTGTTACCCAACGTCACGCATCTCAAGCTGGGTGAAAGGGAGACAAAATGTATACCGCTTGAAGAGATTAAGTGGGCAGAACATTATGTTCCACCGCTCAAACCACCCATCCTGGTCAAACCTGCGGCCTCAAAGTGA
- a CDS encoding 6-phosphogluconolactonase translates to MPQTSAPPVFYSFDDTKHLQSSLANFILKAQGDAVAHRGVFTIALSGGSLPNQLRPLVDVEGIHWDKWQVFFSDERIVPLDHPDSNYAACAKAFLDHVPIKREQIHTINTSLFREQTRSDPTAEIKQGEEDEAENEAIDIADDYEKQLVQTFGGANAARYPTFDLILLGMGPDGHTCSLFPGHELLSENNRWVAEIQDSPKPPKRRITFTYPVLNHAFRCAFVASGEGKQEMLSRILDNPEEGLPCSRVRPSSPGLVFWFVDTAAAAKVQYPKTEYKWIQAAGEDDPIAVERKKMKSEMDAAVKEGERQ, encoded by the exons ATGCCCCAGACTTCAGCTCCTCCGGTTTTCTACTCGTTCGACGACACCAAGCATCTTCAGTCGTCGCTCGCCAACTTTATTCTCAAAGCACAGGGAGACGCCGTCGCCCACCGAGGCGTGTTCACTATCGCCCTTTCCGGCGGATCCCTTCCTAACCAGCTCCGGCCCTTGGTGGACGTTGAGGGGATTCACTGGGACAAGTGGcaagtcttcttttcggATGAGCGTATTGTGCCCCTGGATCACCCCGACAGCAACTATGCCGCTTGCGCCAAGGCGTTCTTGGACCACGTACCAATCAAAAGGGAGCAAATCCACACTATCAACACCTCGCTCTTCCGAGAACAAACCCGCTCAGACCCTACGGCCGAGATCAAgcagggagaggaagatgaagcggaGAATGAGGCCATTGATATCGCCGATGACTATGAGAAGCAGCTCGTCCAGACTTTTGGCGGAGCCAATGCTGCGCGATACCCTACCTTtgacctcatcctcctcggtATGGGTCCTGACGGCCACACTTGCTCCTTGTTCCCTGGTCATGAGCTTTTGTCCGAGAACAACAGGTGGGTCGCGGAGATTCAGGATAGCCCCAAGCCTCCCAAGAGAAGAATTACCTTTAC TTATCCCGTGCTGAACCACGCTTTCCGATGTGCGTTCGTTGCTTCCGGTGAAGGCAAGCAGGAAATGCTTTCTCGAATTCTTGACAACCCTGAAGAAGGCCTTCCATGCTCTCGCGTCCGCCCCAGCTC TCCCGGTCTCGTATTCTGGTTCGTTGACACTGCCGCTGCCGCCAAGGTCCAGTACCCCAAGACCGAGTACAAGTGGATCCAAGCTGCGGGCGAGGATGACCCTATCGCtgtggagaggaagaagatgaagagtgaGATGGATGCCGCCgtcaaggaaggcgagCGGCAGTGA
- a CDS encoding protein transporter SEC20 has product MQSPSPSLSDVLLPLHRRLADIQSYQLPRLSNFSGPPDMHSELVDELRTDLESIRHQLGIAKELSLYASQQPQAQEVEEIEREYIRLKSDFRRAMVDSKKALASRQSRAHELSLKSDLEPNSSTDETTRGGEAKSAAELGIGGDDELQTKTNEVTVALRRTTALMQTELERSVLSVQMLESSTQTMTLTQSLYETYNSLLASSTQLVRALEKADTMDRLIIFAALFFFLCVVGWVIKRRVLDRTVGVVIGGVGKGMGWYLGGSWRLIRMALSGGDGSGRGHKGLEFADQRIGGGMVDGIEDGVPIPQVGKDSAIGGVKLVPNHDDVPPPAPGSQPSQVQGMEEINKINAERIGGKVEVIPNDQGERIAPPWRQDQGRGEL; this is encoded by the exons ATGCAGTCACCATCGCCCTCCCTCTCGGACGTCCTCCTACCTCTCCACCGCCGTCTAGCCGATATTCAATCCTATCAGCTCCCCCGTCTATCCAATTTTTCTGGCCCGCCAGACATGCACAGCGAACTTGTCGATGAACTCCGGACAGACCTCGAATCAATAAGACACCAACTTGGTATTGCCAAAGAGCTGTCTCTCTATGCTTCGCAGCAGCCCCAGGCAcaggaagtggaagagatagagagAGAGTACATCCG ATTAAAGTCAGATTTCAGAAGAGCAATGGTCGATTCTAAAAAGGCCCTTGCATCAAGACAATCTAGAGCACACGAACTTTCTCTCAAGTCTGACCTCGAGCCCAATTCGTCCACAGACGAGACAacaagaggtggagaagcaaAGAGCGCTGCTGAACTCGGTATTGG CGGTGACGATGAATTGCAGACCAAGACGAATGAAGTGACTGTTGCCTTACGGCGAACGACTGCTCTCATGCAGACGGAACTCGAACGCTCTGTTTTATCCGTCCAAATGCTTG AATCTTCTACTCAAACAATGACTCTCACTCAAAGCCTCTACGAAACCTACAACTCCCTCCTGGCCTCTTCCACGCAGCTCGTTCGCGCTCTTGAGAAAGCAGATACAATGGATcgcctcatcatctttgccgccctcttcttcttcctgtgCGTGGTGGGGTGGGTCATCAAGAGAAGGGTGTTGGACCGGACGGTCGGCGTGGTGATCGGCGGTGTTGGTAAAGGGATGGGGTGGTATCTGGGTGGAAGTTGGAGGTTGATCCGGATGGCGTTGAGTGGAGGGGATGGCAGTGGACGCGGTCATAAAGGGTTGGAATTTGCAGATCAGAGGATTGGAGGTGGGATGGTGGATGGCATCGAGGACGGCGTGCCGATACCCCAAGTGGGGAAAGATTCTGCTATAGGCGGCGTCAAGCTTGTACCCAACCATGATGACGTCCCGCCTCCTGCGCCTGGAAGTCAACCATCGCAAGTACAAGGCATGGAAGAAATCAACAAGATCAATGCTGAACGTATAGGAGGTAAGGTTGAGGTTATACCGAATGATcaaggagagaggattGCACCCCCTTGGAGGCAGGACCAGGGACGAGGAGAGCTGTAA
- a CDS encoding ribosomal protein S6: MPLYELFCIAVHNPVSSVNLRGIVNIVSTQVHQSGGVVRDLKNLGINMTLPQRIRRMRQYYSTGDHFTMTFDTSPIVLKRIHETLRSDPSIIKWTVLKRADKVKDLAGPRHPSIDFQEIGAPESQY, encoded by the exons ATGCCACTCTACGAACTCTTTTGCATCGCCGTACACAATCCTGTCTCCTCT GTGAACCTCCGAGGCATCGTCAACATTGTTTCCACGCAGGTTCACCAATCTGGAGGTGTTGTTCGGGACTTGAAAAATTTGGGTATCAATATGACTTTGCCCCAAAGGATACGGAGGATGAGACAGTACTATTCCACCGGAGA CCACTTTACCATGACTTTTGATACTTCCCCCATCGTGTTGAAAAGGATACACGAGACTCTGCGAAGCGACCCTTCAATCATCAAATGGACTGTTCTCAAGCGAGCAGACAAGGT GAAAGATCTTGCTGGCCCCAGACACCCATCGATTGACTTCCAGGAGATCGGAGCCCCCGAGTCTCAATACTAA
- a CDS encoding DNA replication ATP-dependent helicase Dna2: MPLFHRGGVRPSAKDTTSSNTSRHKSRPNNENQRVPNEPHRPLSRPKEALLHENNSQNVPKTPKKARNESKSDEQSMMDDLLAGLDASVFEWGRTPSQGSQSKPTRPSQHSSIKEKRQRHQNISLDDQMPPAKKAKPLSPKKMVAFGHPSLRSSKIISKSPTRPLTGKERNITSSFRPTTVKQEMMASPASVERLIPLVQVKRKSSPLEAKSDEIVEADIKPTLGATKALNGVKEEPPEIDDDDMFEFDFNVEDLGVTDEDLLAAVPPAKIKYPILHPAVPPAPQGYAPTPWARCTVEAVFGGLLFEDGVIPSMSELETMEVAGISSAKTLIVSLTEGGAREVVHLKDRWADTEVREGDIINIISPLLITRNTKPISITFKDPSTFLIHHPDLMITMTSIANAMPCPRKPIIQSLIRTPGPPTKPLLYGTLLHSLLQGALLQQDFDAGGTFRRLDAELKKDEIKLEIWSTGMGILDVREEVGMKAGRGFEVFGERYITEDPKPEGELHSSAGDQPALLAINGLHEVEEDIWSPKWGLKGKMDASVQVKIIRDPAHDTQFEEHVAPLEIKTGRSVGVMAHRAQTMLYTLLMEDRYGVPVPAGLLYYSALDTILRVEAKQNEIRALIMARNELAMYMSKQRKVPKHLPEDDRPVEILRGGVVKKELLKEEKEEKELEAEVEEAFLPPTLDNMRDCRMCYAVESCMLYRKAIDKVPQDPEDPIIELYEEHTGHMTEKDAEFYKKWDTLLTVEEQDTVKFRSQLWTMTAKQREKNGRCFSDMIIESYSNDLGRSLAKIHRHSYTFIRAPSDISENVTSLLSGHIAKGDPVSLSIEPDLLCMWRGFVTDLTQTSVTVGVTYVINTDALLKRTGRAHRILKASDGQSQDKVVFRIDKDEMASGMMRMRNNLAQLFYKNGDEARRRLIVDQAAPEFEPSWRPEPSEIPASLNSDQQKAMESVLTAQDYSLILGMPGTGKTTTIAEIIKALVTRGKSVLLTSYTHSAVDAILMKLTDVEFGVLRLGNIDKVHPDVQHLTLEAYEASASMDQLDARLMTPPVVAATCLAIDHPLFFRRRFDYCIVDEASQITLPTCIGPLRMADKFVLVGDHYQLPPIVRHSEARRGGLDVSLFRHLSTAHPSAVIDLSYQYRMNEDIMTLSNKLVYEGRLKCGNEQVARSGLKLRSRKRCEEIYGEAGCTCHRGKRCWIQDLLEEDAKCVFIDTDEVPALDSRVGDLVQNETEAKLVQQLSTALVASGVRQEDIAIITPYRQQIKLLSSYLRPIPRVEILTADKSQGRDKDCILVSLVRSNESGNIGDLLRDWRRINVSFTRAKKKLVIFASAKTLNADPLFKEFLELVREKGFEKRLKKGDDKLHLVKVPNNQVPTQDKGKERVKIEKTERKVVVGAGKGVLNGRGPFVKEVMNME; this comes from the exons ATGCCTCTTTTCCACAGAGGTGGAGTGAGACCTTCAGCAAAGGACACTACATCTTCAAATACGTCCCGACACAAGTCACGTCCGAACAATGAAAACCAGCGCGTTCCTAACGAGCCTCACAGGCCTCTGTCACGTCCGAAAGAAGCCCTTTTACATGAGAATAACTCACAAAATGTTCCGAAAACGCCCAAAAAGGCTCGGAATGAGTCGAAGAGTGATGAACAAtcgatgatggatgatttgCTCGCAGGTCTTGACGCGTCAGTTTTTGAGTGGGGCCGGACACCATCGCAAGGTTCTCAGTCAAAACCGACGCGACCTTCACAGCATTCTTCTATtaaggagaagaggcagagaCATCAAAACATATCTCTTGATGATCAGATGCCTCCGGCGAAGAAAGCGAAACCCTTATCGCCGAAGAAAATGGTGGCTTTTGGTCATCCAAGCTTAAGATCCTCCAAAATAATCTCAAAGAGCCCTACCAGACCGCTAACcgggaaagagagaaataTCACCTCGTCATTCAGACCGACGACAGTCAAgcaagagatgatggcTTCTCCGGCCAGTGTTGAGCGTCTGATTCCTTTGGTACAAGTCAAACGCAAGTCATCACCTCTCGAAGCCAAGTCCGATGAAATTGTCGAAGCAGACATCAAGCCTACTTTAGGAGCCACGAAGGCGTTGAATGGCGTGAAGGAGGAACCGCCGGAGAtagatgacgatgacatGTTTGAATTTGATTTCAACGTTGAAGATCTCGGAGTAACGGACGAAGATTTATTAGCAGCAGTTCCTCCCGCCAAA ATAAAATACCCAATCCTCCACCCTGCTGTAcctcctgctcctcaagGGTACGCTCCTACGCCGTGGGCCAGATGCACTGTTGAAGCTGTATTTGGCGGTTTGTTATTCGAAGACGGCGTTATCCCTTCGATGAGTGAACTTGAGACCATGGAAGTTGCTGGAATTTCTTCTGCCAAA ACTCTCATAGTCAGTCTAACGGAGGGAGGTGCTCGTGAAGTAGTACACCTCAAAGATCGGTGGGCTGACACTGAAGTAAGGGAAG GcgacatcatcaacattATCTCTCCCTTACTAATTACTCGAAACACTAAGCCAATATCGATAACCTTCAAAGACCCATCTACCTTTTTAATACATCATCCCGACCTTATGATCACTATGACCTCTATTGCCAATGCCATGCCCTGTCCCCGTAAACCTATTATCCAATCACTTATCCGAACGCCAGGTCCTCCTACGAAACCTCTCCTCTACGGTACCCTCCTACATTCTTTGCTTCAGGGCGCATTGTTGCAACAAGATTTTGACGCCGGCGGCACTTTCAGAAGATTAGATGCtgagttgaagaaggacgagataAAGTTAGAGATTTGGAGTACGGGTATGGGGATCTTAGATGTgagggaagaagttggAATGAAGGCAGGGAGAGGTTTCGAAGTTTTTGGCGAGCGTTACATCACAGAAGACCCAAAA CCTGAAGGAGAGCTTCATTCTAGCGCAGGCGACCAGCCCGCTCTTCTCGCCATCAATGGTCTTcatgaggtggaagaagacattTGGTCACCCAAATGGGGTCTCAAAGGCAAAATGGACGCTTCTGTCCAAGTCAAAATCATCCGGGACCCTGCGCACGATACGCAGTTTGAAGAACACGTTGCTCCATTGGAGATTAAAACGGGCAGATCTGTCGGTGTGATGGCTCATCGAGCGCAGACAATGTTGTATACGCTTCTCATGGAAGATCGATATG GTGTTCCCGTCCCTGCCGGTCTCTTGTATTACTCGGCGCTCGACACCATCCTTCGCGTCGAAGCCAAGCAGAATGAGATCCGCGCCCTCATTATGGCCCGTAACGAACTCGCAATGTACATGTCAAAGCAGCGAAAAGTACCCAAGCATTTGCCTGAAGATGACCGGCCAGTAGAGATATTGAGAGGGGGTGTCGTCAAGAAGGAATTGctcaaggaagagaaagaagaaaaggaattgGAAgcagaggttgaggaggcgTTCTTGCCGCCGACATTAGATAATATGAGGGATTGTAGAATGTGTTACGCTGTCGAGAGCTGTATGCTTTATCGTAAA GCCATCGATAAGGTACCTCAAGACCCCGAAGACCCTATTATTGAGCTTTACGAGGAGCATACGGGTCATATGACAGAGAAAGACGCTGAATTTTACAAGAAGTGGGATACCCTCTTAACAGTTGAAGAACAGGATACGGTAAAGTTTAGGTCGCAACTTTGGACCATGACTGCCAagcaaagagagaagaatggaag ATGTTTCAGTGATATGATCATTGAATCATACTCCAATGACCTTGGAAGATCTCTCGCAAAAATCCATCGCCACAGTTACACTTTTATCCGCGCACCCTCTGATATTTCTGAAAATGTtacttctcttctttccggACACATCGCTAAAGGCGACCCCGTCTCCCTTTCTATCGAGCCTGATCTTCTCTGTATGTGGCGAGGCTTCGTTACCGATCTTACCCAGACCAGTGTCACTGTCGGTGTAACATATGTCATCAACACTGATGCCCTCCTAAAAAGGACGGGACGAGCGCACCGCATTCTCAAGGCATCTGACGGGCAGAGCCAGGATAAGGTAGTCTTCCGAATCGACAAGGATGAGATGGCGAGTGGTATGATGCGGATGAGAAACAATCTTGCTCAGCTGTTTTACAAAAATGGGGATGAAGCGCGAAGGCGCCTTATTGTCGACCAAGCAGCACCTGAGTTTGAACCCTCTTGGCGTCCCGAACCTTCAGAGATCCCTGCATCTCTCAACTCTGATCAGCAAAAGGCCATGGAGAGTGTCCTCACCGCACAAGACTATTCTCTGATCCTCGGTATGCCCGGTACCGGTAAAACTACGACAATAGCAGAGATCATCAAAGCCCTTGTAacaagagggaagagtgtCTTGCTCACGTCTTACACACACTCTGCGGTGGACGCGATTCTGATGAAGTTGACAGATGTAGAGTTTGGAGTATTACGATTAGGGAATATCGACAAG GTTCACCCAGATGTCCAGCATTTGACTCTCGAAGCATACGAAGCTTCAGCAAGTATGGATCAGTTGGATGCGAGATTGATGACGCCCCCTGTTGTGGCTGCCACATGTCTTGCTATCGACCA TCCACTATTCTTCCGTCGTCGATTCGATTATTGCATAGTCGACGAAGCTTCTCAAATTACGCTTCCCACCTGTATCGGCCCTCTGCGGATGGCAGACAAGTTTGTTCTCGTTGGAGACCACTATCAGCTTCCACCTATCGTTCGTCACTCAGAAGCTCGTCGTGGAGGACTCGACGTTTCCCTTTTCCGGCACCTTTCTACGGCTCATCCTTCCGCTGTCATTGATCTTTCCTACCAGTATAGGATGAACGAGGATATCATGACATTGTCGAATAAGCTAGTATATGAGGGTCGGTTGAAGTGCGGGAATGAGCAGGTGGCGCGGAGTGGACTTAAGTTGCGGTCGCGAAAGAGATGTGAGGAGATCTATGGAGAGGCCGGGTGCACGTGCCATCGAGGGAAACGGTGTTGGATTCAAGActtgttggaagaagacgcaAAGTGTGTTTTCATTGACACGGATGAGGTACCTGCATTAGACTCGCGAGTGGGGGATTTGGTGCAGAACGAGACTGAAGCGAAACTCGTCCAGCAG CTGTCGACTGCCCTCGTAGCTTCGGGCGTACGACAGGAAGATATCGCGATCATCACGCCTTACCGTCAGCAAATCAAGCTTCTATCTTCTTACCTCAGGCCTATTCCACGAGTTGAAATCTTGACGGCAGACAAATCTCAAGGTAGAGATAAGGATTGTATTTTGGTTTCCCTAGTCAGATCTAATGAGAGTGGCAAT ATTGGTGATCTTCTCAGAGACTGGCGTCGAATTAACGTATCCTTCACCCGAGCCAAAAAGAAGCTGGTCATCTTTGCAAGCGCCAAGACTCTCAACGCTGATCCTTTATTTAAGGAGTTCCTGGAGCTGgtaagagagaaggggttcgagaagaggttgaagaagggtgacGATAAATTGCATCTCGTGAAAGTGCCAAACAACCAAGTACCAACCCAAgataaaggaaaagagagagtaAAAATAGAAAAGACGGAGAGGAAGGTTGTGGTCGGCGCAGGGAAAGGGGTTTTGAATGGACGAGGACCGTTCGTGAAAGAAGTAATG AACATGGAATGA
- a CDS encoding oxysterol-binding protein family: MGLLSQKMDTLSIRGKTSRSGSVASPTGTPVKDTETQIDDGDPNDTSTLDQEEGNVLMAIISQLRPGMDLSKIALPTFVLEPRSLLERITDFFSHPELIFGVGNEPDAKQRYIRVMTFYLSGWHIKPKGVKKPYNPVLGEFFRCTYVYPDGSEGFYIAEQVSHHPPVSAFFYISPKNGLLVTGELKPKSKFLGNSAATIMEGEDRIRLLDRPEDGEYSITMPNTYARGILFGRMLLELCDVSSIVNAKNDFHCDVDFKAKGWISGGYNVISGKVIGPGKSDIGDLSGHWSSAIEFKDKETKEKKVLFDPSTSRIAPKKVLPESEQEEYESRRLWTKLTDAIRAADMHGATAAKSAVEDHQRELAKKRESAGGAAHEQRFFKHVAGDKWMPKLDIDNLPEDRTEMENVVRKWIFGDKNPLDYESAKATPRASQSVESGATLSTAGGTTAGAAGIAGASVGADVGSSNASVNESIRSTSTEPPAAATAPGPPVGQPIDHPIPREA, encoded by the exons ATGGGTCTTTTGAGTCAAAAAATGGATACTCTCTCCATCAGAGGGAAGACCTCTCGAAGCGGTTCCGTCGCATCCCCTACCGGCACCCCTGTCAAAGACACCGAGACTCAGATCGACGATGGAGACCCCAACGATACCAGCACTCtagatcaagaagaaggcaacGTTCTGATGGCCATTATCTCTCAAT TGCGACCTGGAATGGACTTGTCCAAGATTGCCCTTCCTACCTTTGTGCTTGAGCCCAGGAGTCTTTTGGAAAGGATCActgacttcttctcccatccggAGTTGATCTTTGG CGTTGGCAATGAGCCCGATGCAAAACAGAGGTACATTCGTGTGATGACCTTTTATCTGAGTGGCTGGCACATTAAGCCCAAGGG TGTCAAGAAACC ATACAACCCTGTTCTTGGAGAGTTCTTCCGTTGTACTTACGTTTACCCCGATGGATCGGAGGGATTCTACATTGCCGAACAGGTCTCACACCATCCT CCTGTATCTGCGTTCTTCTACATTAGTCCTAAGAATGGATTGCTCGTGACCGGAGAGCTTAAGCCAAAG AGCAAATTCCTTGGTAACAGTGCAGCTACCATTATGGAGGGTGAAGACCGGATACGGCTGTTGGATCGACCAGAGGACGGGGAATATTCCATCACG ATGCCCAATACCTATGCTCGAGGTATTCTCTTTGGCAGGATGCTTTTGGAGCTCTGCGACGTATCTAGCATTGTCAACGCCAAGAATGATTTCCACTGTGATGTCGACTTCAAGGCGAAG GGGTGGATATCGGGAGGGTACAATGTGATTTCTGGCAAGGTCATTGGTCCTGGCAAGTCGGACATCGGCGATCTCAGCGGTCACTGGTCATCTGCCATTGAGTTCAAAGACAAGGAgaccaaggagaagaaggttctTTTTGACCCTTCTACTTCACGTATTGCGCCAAAGAAGGTATTGCCCGAATCTGAGCAGGAGGAGTACGAGTCTAGAAG GTTGTGGACCAAACTCACCGATGCAATCCGTGCTGCCGACATGCACGGTGCCACTGCTGCCAAATCCGCAGTAGAAGATCACCAGCGAGAGCTTGCTAAGAAGCGTGAATCCGCAGGCGGAGCCGCTCACGAGCAAAGGTTTTTCAAGCACGTTGCGGGAGATAAATGGATGCCCAAGTTGGACATTGACAA TCTGCCCGAGGACCGAACTGAGATGGAGAATGTTGTTCGTAAATGGATCTTTGGCGACAAGAACCCCCTGGACTACGAAAGTGCCAAGGCGACCCCACGAGCTTCTCAATCCGTCGAGTCTGGAGCTACCCTTTCCACTGCTGGTGGCACTACTGCTGGAGCCGCCGGTATTGCTGGCGCGAGTGTTGGTGCTGATGTCGGGTCTTCCAATGCCAGTGTAAATGAATCTATAAGAAGCACTTCTACAGAGCCTC CCGCTGCAGCCACCGCTCCAGGCCCTCCTGTCGGTCAACCGATTGACCATCCCATACCTCGTGAAGCCTAA